The Miscanthus floridulus cultivar M001 chromosome 7, ASM1932011v1, whole genome shotgun sequence genome includes a region encoding these proteins:
- the LOC136462246 gene encoding light-sensor Protein kinase-like, with protein sequence MAPAARPLTRTDAAGATAPRAAGYSKSSHGYGGAAPRATLRGRPNGVPSASTGEAMLRRMCGRPSSRPRSPWCWWAHAAAATHGADCVEQHMHSLLWSVAVVLKAVELVSEVTGSDPYELARRRLLFAKDYDRDMLEPRLFRQRLGARYLATRELLKEVQWMGEAFAVKHFVGAVADAVGAEATLLTSVAHPNVARCWYCFHDEDKREFFLVMDQLMTKDLASHVKEVNSAKRPVPFPLTVVVDVMLQIARCMEYPHSRKIYHGDLNPSNVLVRTRHGDSPLHVKVAVGQASAKAANAINAAVAAYNPCIWYAPEVLEQEATGDA encoded by the exons ATGGCCCCGGCGGCGCGGCCCCTCACGCGGACGGATGCAGCAGGCGCAACGGCCCCTCGCGCGGCCGGATACAGCAAGTCCTCACATGGCTATGGCGGAGCGGCCCCTCGCGCAACCCTGCGCGGGCGCCCCAACGGCGTCCCCAGCGCGAGCACGGGTGAGGCCATGTTGCGGCGCATGTGCGGGCGTCCGTCGAGTCGTCCTCGCTCTCCGTGGTGCTGGTGGGCGCACGCCGCCGCGGCCACGCACGGCGCCGACTGCGTGGAGCAGCACATGCACAGCCTGCTCTGGAGCGTCGCTGTGGTGCTGAAGGCCGTCGAGCTTGTCTCGGAGGTCACGGGGTCCGACCCGTACGAGCTCGCCCGGCGGCGGCTGCTGTTCGCCAAGGACTACGACAGGGACATGCTGGAGCCGAGGCTGTTCCGGCAGAGGCTCGGCGCGCGGTACCTGGCGACGCGTGAGCTC CTCAAGGAGGTGCAGTGGATGGGGGAGGCCTTCGCGGTGAAGCACTTCGTCGGCGCCGTCGCCGACGCCGTGGGCGCCGAGGCCACGCTGCTCACCTCCGTGGCGCACCCGAACGTGGCGCGCTGCTGGTACTGCTTCCACGACGAGGacaagcgcgagttcttcctcGTCATGGACCAGCTCATGACCAAGGACCTGGCCAGCCACGTCAAGGAGGTGAACAGCGCCAAGCGGCCGGTGCCCTTCCCGCTCACTGTCGTCGTCGACGTGATGCTGCAGATCGCGCGCTGCATGGAGTACCCGCACTCGAGGAAGATCTACCACGGCGACCTGAACCCGTCCAACGTGCTCGTCAGGACGCGGCACGGCGACTCGCCCCTCCACGTCAAGGTCGCCGTCGGGCA GGCGTCGGCGAAAGCAGCAAACGCCATCAATGCCGCCGTCGCCGCCTACAACCCTTGCATCTGGTACGCCCCGGAGGTGCTGGAGCAGGAAGCAACAGGGGACGCG